The Watersipora subatra chromosome 1, tzWatSuba1.1, whole genome shotgun sequence genome has a window encoding:
- the LOC137386798 gene encoding jhy protein homolog — MSESDFIKDQPNIRKVYISDSPVAEDTVEYNYVSSDIEDEAGSSLNDLKDSSLLQNKDAVDNMTSTFNDVDELSQEAEYQRELQNRLQKSSLNNGGSSEYSDSWDAESDSSGRRLSESASAASAISKQEMIKHGDETSSQKLEKQKSLVDQSNSMEWGDPPTNPLADTTAFSSTHSFNRSAGQKSLKGQDAAYVGSSPGLSPSKDRNESYETPQTLPTNLQASSPFIQQPTGNYHSQSLQAGMNQLQSPQVDRPQYNYQQAPSSDAYDQDVYRQEYEKLQQRHLEQQQLLVQQQMLQHQQMIQHQQQMNAVAQAPNNHMPQRNAPVLYLHNSHSQNEYRAVTPKDSYHPYIEQFDQDRQVLAKLQSNNAEAGLTKTSPRLLVAPKPMRPPKNYVEKNKVKASGLQSAKPGYSQRLAQQKVEKQQMEEWAPGMIIPRKKAASADDIIRATDRDNLVSAEDAWSKRSQELANAKQARITGGKGKKKQNKPSNLKRYPSESSISKRVPVPPIDDHKGYLASYQHAGRPVPVNLQEQTIPGQVNTNFIYSNNVVSPQPHQSPVYPSNIPTHPLTQQYVPVHQSPAYGHQQAYAPQPQPPYVQNQGYELPYQSGPPSGGYHHQPRVMEQHPSLDNRLLPNQPLQHAQAEMYQPQPVYDYSGYLNSSGYRPDQANVEEVPVYDGSPYSSPYPPYSGNTGSNVGANNNSNIGSTTGQVLKKVLNPYVTVPPILNSAPKAPAGQLNYTGSYLLAHQKEKEKHEKMQKGPTYKVYTMKDYKNLKLEYKLGGLGPSQDQQELQQKNEIRNKQLQYAKDVVEQEKKKPHASQLKTQREEAVEYAKHIPKPKQSNQHFGYPPAPHKHVRDTHKNQVDNEGNKIVALEPVSGQRQSPAYSPTRAIELLNLDDLQRRHEEERQAAAEINYKLQQTA; from the exons ATGAGTGAATCTGATTTTATCAAGGATCAGCCTAATATAAGAAAAGTTTACATATCAGATTCGCCTGTGGCTGAGGACACAGTCGAGTATAATTACGTTAGTAGTGACATAGAAGATGAGGCAGGTAGCTCATTGAATGACTTGAAAGATTCGAGTCTTCTTCAAAATAAAGACGCCGTTGATAACATGACATCTACTTTTAATGACGTTGATGAACTGTCTCAAGAAGCAGAGTACCAAAGAGAGCTGCAAAACCGACTTCAAAAATCAAGCCTAAATAACGGTGGATCTAG TGAATACAGTGACTCTTGGGATGCTGAAAGTGATAGCTCAGGCAGAAGGCTATCAGAAAGTGCAAGTGCTGCATCGGCAATTTCAAAACAGGAAATGATTAAGCATGG TGATGAGACTTCATCTCAGAAACTGGAAAAGCAAAAGTCACTTGTCGACCAATCAAATTCTATGGAATGGGGTGATCCACCAACAAATCCTTTGGCAGATACAACCGCATTCTCTTCAACTCATAG TTTCAACCGATCAGCTGGGCAAAAATCTTTGAAAGGACAAGATGCTGCTTACGTAGGTAGTTCACCTGGCCTGTCACCATCTAAAGACAGAAATGAATCATATGAAACTCCACAAACTTTACCTACAAATCTCCAAGCTTCCTCTCCATTCATACAACAACCGACAGGAAATTATCACTCACAATCGCTCCAGGCAGGCATGAATCAATTACAATCACCGCAGGTTGATCGACCTCAATATAACTACCAACAAGCACCGAGTTCGGATGCCTATGACCAGGATGTGTACCGACAAGAGTATGAGAAACTTCAGCAGCGGCATCTCGAACAGCAACAGTTACTGGTTCAGCAGCAGATGCTGCAGCACCAGCAGATGATACAACATCAGCAGCAAATGAATGCTGTAGCGCAAGCTCCTAATAATCATATGCCCCAGAGGAATGCTCCAGTGCTTTATTTACACAATTCCCACAGTCAAAATGAATATAGAGCTGTCACCCCAAAGGACTCTTATCACCCTTATATTGAACAGTTTGACCAGGATAGACAAGTTCTAGCTAAACTGCAATCCAATAAT GCAGAGGCAGGACTCACCAAAACATCCCCACGATTATTGGTTGCCCCTAAACCAATGCGCCCTCCAAAGaactatgtagaaaaaaataaggtAAAAGCAAGCGGTCTTCAGTCAGCCAAGCCGGGATACAGTCAGCGACTGGCACAACAGAAAGTTGAAAAG CAACAAATGGAGGAATGGGCTCCCGGCATGATAATCCCACGCAAGAAGGCGGCTTCTGCAGATGATATAATTCGAGCTACAGATCGTGATAATTTAGTTTCAGCTGAAGACGCATGGAGCAAAAGATCTCAGGAGCTAGCCAATGCCAAACAAGCTCGTATAACAG GTGGTAAAGGTAAAAAGAAGCAGAATAAGCCTTCAAATCTGAAACGTTACCCTAGTGAGAGCAGCATATCAAAGAGAGTCCCTGTTCCACCGATAGATGATCACAAGGGCTACTTGGCCTCTTACCAACACGCAGGACGACCAGTACCAGTCAATCTCCAAGAGCAAACGATTCCTGGACAAGTAAATACTAACTTCATATATAGTAACAATGTTGTATCACCACAACCACATCAATCTCCAGTTTATCCGTCGAACATACCAACTCATCCTTTAACTCAGCAATATGTGCCAGTACATCAGTCTCCGGCATATGGCCATCAACAGGCCTACGCCCCTCAGCCACAACCGCCATATGTGCAGAACCAAGGCTATGAGCTGCCATATCAATCTGGTCCTCCATCTGGCGGCTATCATCATCAGCCTCGGGTCATGGAACAGCATCCCTCTCTAGACAATCGACTCCTTCCTAACCAACCACTTCAGCATGCTCAAGCCGAGATGTATCAGCCCCAACCGGTGTATGATTACAGCGGCTATCTGAACTCCTCAGGCTATAGGCCTGACCAAGCCAATGTAGAG GAAGTCCCGGTGTATGATGGCAGTCCTTATTCCTCTCCCTATCCACCCTACTCTGGCAATACTGGTTCCAACGTCGGTGCTAATAACAATTCCAATATTGGATCCACCACTGGTCAGGTGCTGAAAAAGGTGCTCAATCCATACGTTACTGTTCCTCCGATTCTCAATTCTGCCCCCAAAGCACCGGCGGGTCAGCTTAATTACACTGGCAGTTATCTCTTGGCTCACCAG AAAGAAAAGGAAAAACATGAGAAGATGCAAAAGGGACCAACATATAAAGTTTACACGATGAAAGATTATAAGAATCTGAAACTTGAATATAAATTGGGAGGACTCGGGCCCTCTCAAGATCAGCAAGAACTCCAGCAGAAG AATGAGATTCGTAACAAACAACTGCAGTACGCAAAGGATGTTGTGGAACAAGAAAAGAAGAAACCACATGCTTCACAACTAAAAACTCAACGAGAAGAG GCAGTTGAGTACGCTAAACATATCCCCAAACCCAAGCAATCCAATCAGCATTTTGGTTATCCACCAGCCCCGCACAAGCATGTTCGTGACACACACAAGAATCAAGTTGACAATGAgggtaataaaatagtagccTTAGAACCTGTGTCTGGTCAGAGACAGTCTCCTGCCTACTCGCCAACCCGCGCTATTGAGCTGCTCAACCTAGACGACTTGCAGCGGAGACACGAAGAAGAACGACAGGCAGCTGCCGAGATAAATTATAAGCTGCAGCAGACTGCTTGA